A single Anas acuta chromosome 19, bAnaAcu1.1, whole genome shotgun sequence DNA region contains:
- the LOC137842188 gene encoding uroplakin-3b-like protein 1: MARCWPWRTPATSVPVLCAPPGGHPGVGNAPRGNGPDLFAAGPWLGAGMWVVGGRRRVPWGQTPRPPPAARTRRSAPSPCTMLPLLLLLLAAAQGLQELPYKPILTEHKISGRITGSTFVLEQPRCAFDNVPAVGTTTSIWLVVAEAAASVSFPTSVQPGQPQWAFQNFPTNTSAYLTLEATILNYPCPKNPAEITVLRVGSESSCAKNSAVPTCNGPLPGPGPYKVKFLALNGTEPVAETQWSQPITLKTAQQPPSSPGAGGKRSAEMIAITSILSILLALLLAGLVATLAFSGSDPCGRGGVFKPEAASVRRYNTHHVYDQPAARL; the protein is encoded by the exons ATGGCGAGGTGCTGGCCATGGCGCACCCCTGCCACGAGCGTGCCCGTTCTCTGCGCGCCTCCCGGCGGGCACCCAGGCGTAGGAAATGCTCCCCGGGGGAACGGGCCCGACCTGTTTGCTGCGGGGCCGTGGCTCGGCGCAGGAATGTGGGTGGTTGGAGGCCGCAGGCGGGTCCCCTGGGGCCAAACCCCGCgtcccccgcccgccgcccgcacTCGGCGCTCGGCACCCAGCCCCTGCACCatgctccccctgctcctcctgctgctggcggcGGCCCAAGGCCTGC AGGAGCTCCCGTACAAACCGATCCTCACCGAGCACAAGATCAGTGGCCGGATCACCGGCAGCACCTTCGTGCTGGAGCAGCCCCGCTGCGCCTTTGACAACGTCCCCGCGGTAGGAACGACCACCAGCATCTGGCTGGTGGTGGCCGAGGCCGCGG CCTCGGTGAGCTTCCCCACCAGCGTGCAGCCGGGGCAGCCCCAGTGGGCTTTCCAGAACTTCCCCACCAACACCTCCGCCTACCTGACGCTCGAAGCCACCATCCTCAACTACCCCTGCCCCAAAAACCCCGCGGAGATCACGGTGCTGCGCGTGGGCAGCGAGAGCAGCTGTGCCAAAAACAGCGCCGTACCCACCTGTAACggccccctgcccggccccgggcccTACAA gGTGAAATTCCTCGCCCTGAACGGCACCGAGCCCGTGGCCGAGACCCAGTGGTCGCAGCCCATCACCCTGAAAACAG cccagcagcccccgagcAGCCCCGGGGCGGGCGGCAAGCGCAGCGCCGAGATGATCGCCATCACCTCCATCCTCTCCATCCTCctcgccctgctgctggccggcCTGGTGGCCACGCTGGCCTTCAGCGG CTCCGACCCCTGCGGCCGCGGAGGCGTCTTCAAGCCGGAGGCGGCGTCGGTGCGGCGCTACAACACCCACCACGTCTACGACCAGCCGGCCGCGCGCCTCTGA